Sequence from the Piscinibacter sp. HJYY11 genome:
GCTTCAGCTCGTGCGCGAGCTCGTCGATGAAGCTCTCGGAGAAGAAGGCGTTGTGGGAGTGGCCCACCGAGCGCCAGAAGCCGATCGGCACGCCGCTCTTTGTGGCCACGTGCGCGATGCGCTGGTTGGCGATCGCATAGGGCAGGTCGAAGAGGCCTTCGCTCGCGGTCTTGTCGGGCGCGTCGATGGGGCCGGCGAGCGCCGGCAGGCCCCGCTCGATCCAGCGCGGCGTGATCAGGTCACCGGCGCTCGTGATGGCCAGGCCGCTCACCCCGCCCTTGTCGTCGAGGCTCGCCTGCATCACCGCGGCCCCGGCGGGGCGATAGAAGTCGTGCGTGGTGTCTTCCTCGCGCGTCCAGGTGAGCTGCACCGGGCGGCCGTTGGTTTCCATCGCGATGCGCACCGCCTGGCCCACCACGTCGACCTCCAGCCGGCGGCCGAAGCCGCCGCCGAGGTAGGTGAGGTGCAGCACGACCTGGCGCACGTCGACACCGGCCACCCGCGCGGCCACCGCACGCGCCATGTCGGGCACCTGCGTGGGCGCCCAGATGTCGACGCGGCCGTCCTTCACGCGCGCGGTGCAGTTCATGGGCTCCAGCGCAGCATGCGCGAGGTAGGGCGCGTGGTACACCGCCTCGAGGCGGCGCGTGGCGGCTTCGCTCGCCGCTTTCACGTCGCCCCGCTGGTGGAAGGCAAACCCGCCCTGCTGCGCGGCGGCTTCGCGGGCTGCGGCTTCGAGCGACGCGGCGATGCGGGCCGTGTCGGCGGTGCCAGCGGGCGGGGCGCGCCATTCGATGTCGAGCGCCTGCGCCCCCTGCTTCGCATGCCAGGTGCTGCGGCCCACCACCGCCACCGCGGCGGTGGAGCCGGCAAAGGAATTGAGGCGCACCACCCGCTCGACGCCCGGCAGCTTCATCGCCGCCTCGACGTCGACGCGGCCCGGGCTGCCGCCGAGGATGGGGCAATGCCGCACCGAGGCGAAGAGCTGGCCGGGCTCGCGCACGTCGATGCCGAAGCGTGCGCTGCCGTTGACCTTGTCGGCGAGGTCGGTGCGCGGTGCGCGCGTGCCGATGAGGCGCCAGGCCTTCGGGTCCTTCGGCAGCACCGTGCTCACCGGGGTGGCGGCCGCTTCTTTCGCGAACTGGCCGAAATGCGCGCTCTGCTTGGCGGCGGCGTGGCTGATCACGCCATCGGCGATCTGCAGCTCCTCGCGCGGCAGCTTCCAGTACAGCGAGGCCGCTCCCAGCAGCTGGGCACGGGCGGTGGCCGCGGCCAGGCGCAGCACGTCCCAGGCGTCGGCCACGCTGGAGGAGCCGCCGGTGACGCTGATGCCCAGCTCGCGCGCGACCTTGCTGACGATCCAGCGGCCGGTCTTCACGCCGCCGGTCTCGCGCCCGGGCTCGCTGTCGCTGGGGTGCAGCGGCAGGCTGCCGACGAACATCGCCACGTTGCCGTAGATCTTGTGGGGGCCGGCCTGCTGAAGCTCGACCTTGCCGAGCGAAATGTCGAGCTCCTCGGCCACCAGCATCGCGAGCGCGGTGTGCACCCCCTGGCCCATCTCGCTGCGGTTCATCGCGAGGATCACGTGGCCGTCGGGCGCGATCTTGAGCCAGCCGTTGAGCTGCACCGGGCCGCTCTCGGCCGGCGGCCGCGGCGCGCTGCCCAGGCGGCTGCGCGGCGGCATCAGCCCCCAGCCGACGACCAGCGCGCCAGTGGCGCCTGCGCCCAGCAGCAAGAGGCTGCGGCGCTTCATGCCGACGCTCCGCCGCGCAGTGACTTCGCGGCCGACTTGATGGCCTCGCGGATGCGCGGGTAGGTGCCGCAGCGGCAGATGTTGGTGATGGCCGCGTCGATGTCGGCGTCGGACGGGTTGCGGTTCTTCGCCAGCAGGTCGGCCGCGGCCATCAGCATGCCGCTCTGGCAATAGCCGCACTGCGGCACCTGGTGGTCGAGCCAGGCCTTCTGCAAGGGGTGCGGTTGTGCCGCGGTGCCCAGGGCTTCGATGGTGCGCACCGGCTTGCCCTGCACGGTGCCGACCGGCGTCACGCAGGAGCGCACGGCCTGGCCGTCCACATGGACCGTGCACGCACCGCAGGCCGCCACGCCGCACCCAAACTTGGTGCCGGTGAGGTGCAGCACGTCGCGCAGCACCCACAGCAGGGGCATGTCGGCGGGCACCTCGGCCTCGGGCAAAGTGCGGCTCTGGCCGTTGACGCTCAAGTCCATCGCAGTCTTCTCATCGACGAGGTGGCGCATTCTCAGCGAATCGAGCGGGGCCGATCACCGCACACAATGCGCCGGCACCAAATGTTGCAGGTACGGCGCTTGCATACAAGTTGTCTGTCGTCTTCCGACACCCCGAATTCCTCAAAACCCGAACCGTTGGAGCTCTTTCGCCATGCCACGCCCGCTCTCGTCCAGTTTCGCCAAACCCATCGCGCTTGCTGCCGCCGCACTGTGCCTGTCCTACGCACCGGCCCGTGCCCAGTCCGTCAACCTCTACGGGTTGATCGACGTGTCGGCGGGCCAGTTCCAGGATGCCGGTGCGCCCAAGCTCAAGCGTGTGGAAAGCGGCAAGATGACCACGAGCTACTTCGGCTTCTCAGGCAAGGAAGAGCTGAGCAGCACGCTCAAGGCCAAGTTCGCGATCGAAGGCTTCTTCGGCGCCGACACCGGCGCCTCGGGGCGCTTTGGCGGTGATGTGTTCTGGGCCCGCTCGGCCTACGTGGGCCTGGAGGGTGACTTCGGCTCCACCGTGCTCGGCCGCACCACCAACCAGTACTTCGTCTCCACGCTGATCTTCAATGCCTTCGGCGATTCTTTCGGCTATTCGCCGTCGATCCGCCAGGTGCTCACGCCCAAGGCGGCCATGCTGCCCTTCCTGGGCGACACCGGCTGGAGCAACTCGCTGCTCTATTCGAGCCCGAAGCTCGGTGGCCTGTCGCTCAACCTGCAAGGCGCGCTCGGCGAAGGCAGCAGCACCACCACGGGCCACAGCTTCGGCGGCAACGCCATCTACTTCGGAGGCCCGTTCGCCGCGACCGTGGCGTACCAGCGGGTGAAGCACGGCGTCTTCGGCACGCTGCCGGCCCTCATCACCACCGGCTTCAAGTACCAGGAATCGGCGACGGTCGGCGCGTCCTACGACCTGACGGTGGTGAAGTTCTTCGCGCAGTACAACCTGGTGAAGACCGAGGCGGCGACCGACACCGAAACCCACTACTTCGGCCTGGGCGCCTCGGCGCCCGTCGGGCCCGGCAAGGTGCTGGCGCAGTACGGTCAGGCCACGGCCGAGTACCCGACGGCCGATGTCGAGAACAAGACGCTCACGCTCGGCTACGACTACCTGCTGTCCAAGCGCACCGACGTGTACGCCGTCTTCATGCACGACAAGCTGACCGGCGCGGCCAACGGCAACACCTTCGTCGTCGGCCTGCGGCACCGGTTCTGACCGGCGGAGTTCACT
This genomic interval carries:
- a CDS encoding xanthine dehydrogenase family protein molybdopterin-binding subunit; this encodes MKRRSLLLLGAGATGALVVGWGLMPPRSRLGSAPRPPAESGPVQLNGWLKIAPDGHVILAMNRSEMGQGVHTALAMLVAEELDISLGKVELQQAGPHKIYGNVAMFVGSLPLHPSDSEPGRETGGVKTGRWIVSKVARELGISVTGGSSSVADAWDVLRLAAATARAQLLGAASLYWKLPREELQIADGVISHAAAKQSAHFGQFAKEAAATPVSTVLPKDPKAWRLIGTRAPRTDLADKVNGSARFGIDVREPGQLFASVRHCPILGGSPGRVDVEAAMKLPGVERVVRLNSFAGSTAAVAVVGRSTWHAKQGAQALDIEWRAPPAGTADTARIAASLEAAAREAAAQQGGFAFHQRGDVKAASEAATRRLEAVYHAPYLAHAALEPMNCTARVKDGRVDIWAPTQVPDMARAVAARVAGVDVRQVVLHLTYLGGGFGRRLEVDVVGQAVRIAMETNGRPVQLTWTREEDTTHDFYRPAGAAVMQASLDDKGGVSGLAITSAGDLITPRWIERGLPALAGPIDAPDKTASEGLFDLPYAIANQRIAHVATKSGVPIGFWRSVGHSHNAFFSESFIDELAHELKRDPVAFRLSLLGDMPRHAAVLKLAADKAGWGKPLPAGRARGVALHESFGSIVAEVAEVSLVEGKPRVHRVVCAADVGTVVNPGIVAQQMESSVIYGLSAALHGRIDIKGGVVQQTNFPNLPVLKMADAPPVIETHLVQSANPPGGVGEPGTPPIAPAVANALFVLTGQRARSLPLVG
- a CDS encoding (2Fe-2S)-binding protein, with product MDLSVNGQSRTLPEAEVPADMPLLWVLRDVLHLTGTKFGCGVAACGACTVHVDGQAVRSCVTPVGTVQGKPVRTIEALGTAAQPHPLQKAWLDHQVPQCGYCQSGMLMAAADLLAKNRNPSDADIDAAITNICRCGTYPRIREAIKSAAKSLRGGASA
- a CDS encoding porin; this translates as MPRPLSSSFAKPIALAAAALCLSYAPARAQSVNLYGLIDVSAGQFQDAGAPKLKRVESGKMTTSYFGFSGKEELSSTLKAKFAIEGFFGADTGASGRFGGDVFWARSAYVGLEGDFGSTVLGRTTNQYFVSTLIFNAFGDSFGYSPSIRQVLTPKAAMLPFLGDTGWSNSLLYSSPKLGGLSLNLQGALGEGSSTTTGHSFGGNAIYFGGPFAATVAYQRVKHGVFGTLPALITTGFKYQESATVGASYDLTVVKFFAQYNLVKTEAATDTETHYFGLGASAPVGPGKVLAQYGQATAEYPTADVENKTLTLGYDYLLSKRTDVYAVFMHDKLTGAANGNTFVVGLRHRF